In a single window of the Ignavibacteria bacterium genome:
- a CDS encoding phosphoribosylformylglycinamidine cyclo-ligase: MRSTYSAAGVSISEGDKFVERIKPLVKGTFGNGVLSGIGNFGAFFNIPKTFKNPVFVASTDGVGTKLKVAVLAKKHDTIGEDLVNHCVNDIAVCGAVPLFFLDYMAFGRLRSKVAVDIVKGLVRGCKNNGAALIGGETAEMPGLYAKDDYDVAGTIIGAVERGRIIDKKNVKAGDVLIGLPSSGLHTNGYSLARNVLLKKYSLTEYIPELKGSLAKELLKVHRSYLKEIQLVTKKFKVNSISHITGGGILGNTKRVVPKHLKININWNAWKPNPIFGLIQRTGRISDNEMRKVFNMGIGLIFIVSRKNSKAVTEQLKKQKIKNYIIGEITE; encoded by the coding sequence ATGAGATCTACTTATTCAGCAGCCGGTGTCAGTATTTCTGAAGGCGATAAATTCGTTGAGAGAATTAAGCCTTTGGTAAAAGGTACATTTGGTAACGGAGTTTTAAGCGGGATCGGCAATTTTGGTGCATTTTTTAATATTCCAAAAACCTTTAAAAATCCCGTTTTTGTAGCCAGCACAGATGGCGTTGGCACTAAGCTGAAAGTAGCAGTTTTAGCCAAAAAACACGATACCATCGGTGAAGATCTTGTAAACCATTGCGTAAATGATATTGCCGTTTGCGGCGCAGTTCCCCTGTTCTTTCTGGATTATATGGCTTTCGGCAGGCTGCGCTCAAAAGTTGCGGTTGATATTGTAAAAGGACTTGTACGCGGATGCAAAAATAACGGCGCAGCCCTTATTGGCGGTGAAACCGCCGAAATGCCCGGACTATATGCCAAAGATGATTACGATGTTGCAGGCACTATCATTGGTGCAGTTGAACGCGGCAGGATAATTGATAAGAAGAATGTAAAAGCCGGCGATGTATTGATTGGCTTGCCAAGCAGCGGACTTCACACCAACGGTTACTCACTTGCAAGGAATGTTTTACTTAAGAAATACAGTTTAACTGAATATATACCTGAGCTTAAAGGCTCACTGGCTAAAGAGCTTTTGAAGGTTCACAGGTCATACTTAAAAGAAATTCAGCTTGTCACAAAAAAATTCAAAGTTAACTCCATAAGCCATATCACAGGCGGCGGAATTCTAGGGAATACCAAAAGAGTGGTTCCCAAACACCTTAAAATAAACATAAACTGGAACGCGTGGAAACCGAACCCGATATTCGGTTTGATACAGCGGACCGGCAGGATAAGCGATAATGAAATGCGTAAGGTTTTTAATATGGGTATCGGATTGATATTTATTGTCAGCAGAAAAAACTCCAAAGCGGTAACAGAGCAGCTTAAGAAACAAAAAATTAAAAATTATATTATCGGAGAGATTACAGAATAA
- a CDS encoding HAD family hydrolase, producing MIKNVIFDFDDTLFDHRHSSREGLRAVWKRYTCFHEMTLEQLELEHSEILEQIHFSHVLFGKMTIDEARAERFKFLFLNRGIEIDFNTAENAAEIYRNAYLKNRRRTEGAEEILKLLKKNFKIGIITNNLISEQEEKLDHLGLRKYIDLMITSEEARVPKPDVQIFNLTLTKLAARPEETVMIGDSWEHDIMGAYNAGMKCIWLNHFKAECPNTNIALEVRTLKNPEYIQSLFSTPGFIK from the coding sequence ATGATTAAGAATGTAATATTTGATTTTGATGATACGCTCTTCGATCACAGGCATTCAAGCCGCGAAGGGCTTAGAGCGGTTTGGAAGCGTTATACATGTTTCCATGAAATGACGCTTGAGCAGCTTGAGCTGGAGCATTCAGAAATACTTGAGCAGATTCATTTTTCTCATGTGCTTTTCGGTAAAATGACAATTGATGAAGCTCGCGCTGAAAGGTTCAAGTTCCTGTTCCTTAACCGCGGAATTGAAATAGATTTTAATACCGCCGAGAACGCTGCGGAAATTTACAGGAATGCATATTTAAAGAACAGAAGAAGAACTGAAGGAGCGGAAGAGATCTTAAAGCTGTTAAAGAAGAATTTTAAAATTGGTATTATCACCAATAACCTTATCAGCGAGCAGGAAGAAAAACTCGATCACCTTGGTTTGAGGAAGTATATTGACCTGATGATAACATCAGAAGAAGCAAGAGTGCCTAAGCCTGATGTGCAGATATTCAACCTGACATTAACAAAGCTTGCGGCAAGACCCGAAGAAACGGTGATGATAGGGGATTCATGGGAGCATGATATAATGGGCGCTTATAATGCAGGAATGAAATGTATATGGCTTAATCATTTCAAAGCAGAATGTCCAAACACCAATATTGCACTTGAAGTGCGTACGCTTAAGAATCCCGAATACATTCAGTCACTTTTCAGCACTCCGGGGTTTATAAAATAG
- a CDS encoding DEAD/DEAH box helicase, translated as METLKFEDLNLSKEVTKAVADLGFEEATPIQSQAIPYLLEGRDLIGQAQTGTGKTAAFGIPVIEKIDPTSKLTQAIVLCPTRELAIQVAEGFSDLLKYKKGIKVLPVYGGQSIERQLMTLRKGVQIIIATPGRLMDHLERKTIKFDNVNTVVLDEADEMLNMGFRDDIESILKQVPKERQTIFFSATMPKPILDLTRKYLKNPEHVKVVHKELTVPNIQQFYYEIKPNMKLEVLTRLIDVSNPTLSLVFCNTKRTVDTLVAHLKARGYSGEALHGDLKQSQRDRVMDKFRSGKLDLLVATDVAARGIDVDDIDAVFNYDMPQDEEYYVHRIGRTARAGRTGQAHTFVVGKEFHKIKDIERYTKSKIMRMNPPSSEDVAELRTSTFLDEIKKAIGDGSDLKKYDHYIDKLVAEDFTSYEIAGGLIKILIKGNEAEKKDLPEIREYDSTSDGRRDRKGDKKRGRDRDRGDRRERSYGNEKSYGNERSYGNEKSYGKDKSYGKDRDRSFGKDKRKGDFKKSGGNMVRLFMNVGKKSRIGAGDILGAIAGESGISGSQIGTIDMYDKFSFVEVDKKVADTVVESMHNNTIKGNKVAIDFAKDRE; from the coding sequence TTGGAAACATTAAAATTCGAAGATTTAAACCTCTCCAAAGAGGTCACAAAAGCCGTAGCTGATCTTGGCTTTGAAGAAGCTACGCCTATACAGTCACAGGCAATACCTTATCTGCTTGAAGGCAGGGATCTAATCGGCCAGGCGCAGACCGGAACAGGAAAAACTGCCGCGTTCGGCATACCTGTAATAGAAAAAATTGACCCAACTTCAAAGCTTACGCAGGCAATAGTACTTTGCCCAACCCGTGAGCTTGCTATACAGGTAGCTGAAGGATTCAGCGACCTGCTTAAATATAAAAAAGGCATCAAGGTTCTGCCTGTTTACGGCGGCCAGTCAATAGAGCGCCAGTTAATGACACTGAGAAAAGGGGTGCAGATAATAATTGCAACTCCCGGCAGGCTTATGGATCACCTTGAGCGCAAAACTATAAAATTTGATAATGTAAATACAGTTGTGCTTGATGAAGCCGATGAAATGCTTAATATGGGATTCCGTGATGATATTGAATCGATCTTAAAACAGGTCCCGAAAGAAAGGCAGACAATTTTCTTTTCAGCAACTATGCCGAAGCCGATACTTGACCTTACAAGAAAGTATCTTAAGAATCCGGAACATGTTAAAGTTGTTCATAAAGAGCTTACTGTGCCGAATATCCAGCAGTTCTATTATGAAATTAAGCCAAATATGAAGCTTGAAGTATTGACCAGGCTTATTGATGTATCAAACCCAACGCTTTCGCTTGTGTTCTGCAACACAAAGCGCACTGTGGATACACTTGTTGCGCATTTAAAGGCAAGAGGATATTCCGGCGAAGCGCTGCACGGCGACTTAAAGCAGAGCCAGCGTGACAGGGTAATGGATAAATTCCGTTCAGGAAAGCTTGACCTGCTTGTGGCAACAGATGTTGCCGCGCGCGGAATTGATGTTGATGATATAGACGCAGTGTTCAATTACGATATGCCGCAGGATGAAGAGTATTATGTGCACAGGATAGGCAGAACTGCGCGCGCAGGCAGAACAGGGCAGGCGCATACTTTTGTGGTCGGCAAGGAATTCCACAAAATTAAGGATATTGAAAGATATACAAAGTCAAAGATAATGCGTATGAATCCCCCAAGCAGCGAAGATGTTGCTGAGCTGCGTACATCAACATTCCTTGATGAAATTAAAAAAGCAATCGGCGATGGTTCAGACCTTAAAAAATACGATCATTACATAGATAAGCTTGTTGCTGAGGATTTCACATCGTACGAAATTGCAGGCGGCCTTATAAAGATACTAATTAAAGGCAATGAAGCCGAAAAGAAAGATCTGCCTGAGATACGTGAATATGACAGCACATCTGATGGAAGAAGGGACAGAAAAGGCGATAAAAAAAGAGGCAGAGACCGTGACCGCGGCGACAGGCGCGAGAGATCATACGGAAATGAAAAGTCATATGGAAATGAAAGGTCATACGGAAATGAAAAATCTTACGGTAAGGATAAATCCTACGGAAAAGACCGCGACCGTTCATTTGGAAAAGATAAACGCAAAGGTGATTTTAAAAAATCAGGCGGCAATATGGTAAGGCTCTTTATGAATGTCGGAAAAAAATCCAGGATCGGCGCAGGTGATATTCTCGGCGCAATTGCGGGTGAATCCGGGATTTCAGGCAGCCAGATAGGAACTATCGATATGTACGATAAATTTTCATTTGTAGAAGTTGATAAAAAAGTGGCTGATACTGTTGTTGAATCAATGCATAACAACACCATTAAGGGCAATAAAGTAGCAATTGATTTCGCAAAAGACAGAGAATAA
- a CDS encoding DUF4870 domain-containing protein gives MTNSFGTPPDPNNLQGDEKMLALFSHLSLFLGGIVLPIIFWATNRDKSKFVTFHALQALWFHIAYIAIIIIWVFAFIIIAVIGGLGVGAFTSTTGRQEMPVFFIIAMIGFYATLFAIIFGAIGYSIYMGIKSYQGRLVKYPIIGNKVYAKVYGPAN, from the coding sequence ATGACAAATTCATTCGGAACGCCCCCTGATCCAAATAATTTACAGGGAGATGAGAAAATGCTGGCGCTTTTTTCTCATCTTTCCTTATTTTTAGGGGGTATAGTTTTACCGATAATTTTCTGGGCTACCAACAGGGATAAATCGAAGTTCGTTACATTCCACGCTCTTCAGGCGTTGTGGTTCCACATTGCCTACATTGCAATAATTATAATCTGGGTTTTTGCCTTCATAATAATTGCTGTTATTGGCGGACTTGGAGTTGGTGCATTCACAAGCACAACAGGCAGGCAGGAAATGCCTGTATTTTTTATTATCGCTATGATTGGTTTTTATGCGACATTGTTCGCTATCATTTTCGGGGCAATTGGTTATTCCATTTACATGGGTATAAAATCTTACCAGGGCAGGTTAGTGAAATATCCGATCATCGGCAATAAAGTTTACGCAAAGGTGTATGGACCCGCAAACTGA
- a CDS encoding MBL fold metallo-hydrolase: MMKCSAIFLFILFTVTIIGCWPVKVGMKSIGESIFGEPEKVKNKIKDPVKENVRLSALWVGHSTVLVQIEDKVILVDPVFEDVISGVVLRKVEAGLNIKDIPKLDIVAVSHAHMDHMSLGSLKDLDARFPKAKLIIPAGSEEYLPSYDMEMIRLRTANSKELGYVGESREIDGVKITAVFAQHQGGRYGMDSYTWKVPGCTGYIIEYKGITVFYGGDTTYDEFAYKFLGTKYKIDLALIPVGPCRDCETDGSYYHLASLGALKVFDELRADYMIPVHYGALEYFDDPNIPVYVLKDLAERYGSNSATGLAISKPYSEGLKILNEGEQYIFQYK; this comes from the coding sequence ATGATGAAATGTTCAGCTATTTTTTTATTTATATTATTTACCGTAACTATCATAGGATGCTGGCCTGTAAAAGTCGGTATGAAAAGTATAGGTGAATCTATCTTTGGTGAACCGGAGAAGGTTAAAAACAAGATCAAAGACCCTGTTAAAGAAAACGTCAGGCTCTCAGCTTTATGGGTAGGTCACTCAACAGTGCTTGTACAGATTGAAGATAAAGTAATACTGGTTGACCCCGTTTTTGAAGATGTGATTTCAGGCGTTGTTCTGCGTAAAGTTGAAGCGGGACTGAATATTAAGGATATTCCCAAGCTCGATATTGTTGCCGTATCACATGCGCATATGGATCATATGAGCCTTGGCAGCCTTAAGGACCTGGATGCCCGCTTTCCCAAAGCGAAGCTTATTATCCCCGCCGGCTCCGAAGAATACCTGCCTTCGTATGATATGGAAATGATACGCCTCAGAACGGCGAACTCAAAAGAACTTGGTTATGTAGGTGAATCACGCGAAATTGACGGCGTAAAAATTACCGCTGTTTTCGCGCAGCACCAGGGCGGCAGGTACGGAATGGACAGCTACACATGGAAAGTGCCCGGCTGCACAGGTTACATAATTGAATATAAGGGCATCACTGTCTTCTACGGCGGTGATACTACATATGATGAGTTTGCGTATAAATTCCTTGGCACAAAATATAAAATTGATCTGGCTCTGATTCCCGTTGGACCCTGCCGCGACTGCGAAACCGATGGCAGCTATTATCACTTAGCTTCTCTTGGCGCGCTGAAGGTATTTGATGAGCTGAGGGCTGATTATATGATACCTGTACACTATGGCGCACTTGAATATTTCGATGACCCAAATATTCCCGTATACGTGCTAAAGGATCTTGCCGAAAGATACGGCTCAAACTCCGCAACCGGCCTGGCTATATCAAAGCCGTATTCAGAAGGGCTGAAGATACTCAACGAAGGCGAGCAGTATATATTTCAGTATAAATGA
- a CDS encoding TerC family protein, producing the protein MEIAIALLTLIALEIVLGIDNIIFISILAGKLPPEKQKKARLAGLAAAMIMRVLLLFSLSLIMKLTAPLFTLIGNEISGRDIILIVGGLFLLAKSTFEIHEKLEGDDHADGSGKKAASFAGIIIQIMILDIVFSLDSVITAIGMTDMLWVMITAVIVSVIFMMFTSGAVSDFVHKHPTVKILALSFLLLIGITLIAEGFDQHISKGYIYFAMAFSVFVEMINIKIRTKRSKPVVLKEKNL; encoded by the coding sequence ATGGAAATAGCTATTGCGCTTTTAACACTCATAGCGCTTGAAATTGTATTAGGGATCGATAATATTATCTTTATTTCAATTCTTGCAGGCAAGCTGCCGCCTGAAAAACAGAAAAAAGCAAGGTTAGCAGGCCTGGCAGCAGCAATGATAATGAGAGTGCTTCTGCTTTTTTCGCTTTCACTTATAATGAAGCTCACTGCTCCCCTTTTTACTTTAATAGGCAATGAAATTTCTGGCCGTGATATCATACTTATAGTAGGCGGATTATTTTTGCTTGCAAAAAGCACGTTTGAAATTCACGAAAAGCTCGAAGGCGATGACCACGCTGATGGCTCCGGCAAAAAAGCAGCTTCATTTGCGGGTATAATCATTCAGATTATGATACTCGATATCGTATTCTCGCTTGATTCCGTAATAACAGCGATCGGTATGACAGATATGCTCTGGGTAATGATAACTGCCGTAATAGTATCAGTCATATTTATGATGTTCACATCCGGTGCAGTCAGTGATTTCGTTCACAAGCATCCGACAGTAAAAATACTGGCATTAAGCTTCCTGCTGCTAATCGGTATCACGCTTATTGCTGAAGGATTTGACCAGCATATTTCCAAAGGCTACATATATTTCGCAATGGCTTTCAGCGTATTTGTTGAAATGATCAATATTAAGATCAGGACCAAACGCTCAAAACCGGTGGTTTTAAAAGAAAAGAATTTATAA
- the asd gene encoding aspartate-semialdehyde dehydrogenase, with product MRLHDIAVVGASGLVGRKILEIIQERKFEVGKVVAIASDSNEGKELNIKGKTYRLNKLEPHIFKNLEFAFFSAGASVSREWAPKAAADGAIVIDNSSAFRMQEDVPLVVPEVNRQDMFKNKGIIANPNCSTIQLVAVLKPLDNEFKIKRVVVSTYQSVSGAGNKGITALETELRNIEQYENSPFPHRIAHNAIPHIDVFFDDNYTREELKMINESRKIMGKKDLAITATCVRIPTLTGHGESVNIEFDKKVSPEDVKEVLSKAKGVTVTDNPSQNLYPMPIHSAEKDDVFVGRIRKDESVKNGINLWIVADNVRKGAATNAVQIAEEYVKGK from the coding sequence ATGAGATTACACGATATTGCAGTTGTAGGCGCAAGCGGACTTGTAGGCCGCAAGATACTGGAAATTATCCAGGAAAGGAAATTTGAAGTTGGCAAAGTTGTTGCCATCGCATCAGATTCAAATGAAGGCAAAGAGCTAAACATAAAAGGTAAAACTTACAGGCTCAATAAGCTTGAACCGCATATATTCAAGAATCTCGAATTCGCTTTCTTCTCAGCAGGCGCGTCAGTATCGCGTGAATGGGCACCAAAAGCTGCCGCCGATGGTGCGATAGTTATCGATAACAGCTCAGCATTCCGCATGCAGGAAGATGTTCCGCTTGTTGTCCCCGAAGTGAACAGACAGGATATGTTCAAAAATAAAGGCATCATAGCAAACCCGAACTGCTCAACAATTCAGCTTGTTGCGGTTTTAAAACCGCTTGATAATGAATTTAAGATAAAGCGCGTTGTGGTTTCAACATACCAGAGTGTTTCCGGAGCTGGCAATAAAGGCATCACAGCTCTTGAAACAGAGCTCCGCAATATTGAACAGTATGAAAACTCACCCTTCCCCCACAGGATCGCACATAACGCTATCCCGCACATCGATGTATTTTTTGATGATAACTACACCCGCGAAGAGCTAAAAATGATCAATGAATCACGAAAGATAATGGGCAAAAAAGATCTTGCTATCACCGCTACATGTGTAAGGATACCAACACTCACAGGACACGGTGAATCAGTTAACATAGAGTTTGATAAAAAAGTATCACCTGAAGATGTTAAAGAAGTATTAAGCAAAGCCAAAGGTGTTACAGTAACCGATAACCCGTCACAGAATTTATATCCGATGCCAATTCACTCCGCTGAAAAAGACGATGTGTTTGTGGGCAGAATAAGGAAGGATGAATCTGTGAAGAACGGCATTAACCTTTGGATAGTTGCAGATAACGTAAGAAAAGGCGCTGCCACAAACGCTGTGCAGATAGCCGAAGAATACGTAAAAGGTAAATAA
- a CDS encoding DUF4870 domain-containing protein has translation MDPQTEFEDIPQNDRMLAMFAHLSMFFGSIWIPLIFWAINKDKSKFVTFHSLQALFFHIAYTVILVFIVIFVAVIGIAAGLIVPGQSGPSHVGALQIIVILALGVIVMGFVFGSVAIAIINAISSYKGGMKKYPIVGNIVYKKVYGV, from the coding sequence ATGGACCCGCAAACTGAATTTGAGGATATACCTCAGAATGACAGGATGCTTGCAATGTTCGCGCATCTTTCAATGTTCTTTGGCAGTATTTGGATACCATTGATATTCTGGGCTATTAATAAGGATAAATCAAAGTTTGTTACTTTTCATTCATTGCAGGCTTTATTCTTCCATATAGCCTATACGGTTATATTGGTATTCATAGTGATATTTGTCGCAGTAATTGGTATAGCAGCGGGACTCATAGTCCCGGGGCAGAGCGGGCCTTCGCATGTTGGCGCTTTGCAGATAATTGTGATATTGGCGCTTGGCGTAATTGTTATGGGATTTGTTTTCGGCAGTGTTGCAATCGCAATCATAAACGCAATATCTTCATATAAAGGCGGCATGAAGAAATATCCCATTGTTGGAAATATTGTTTATAAAAAGGTTTACGGTGTATAA
- a CDS encoding 2-oxo acid dehydrogenase subunit E2: MAVVDIVMPKMGESIMDGRILKWFKQPGDKVDRDETLFEISTDKVDTEVPSAEGGILVEVLFAEGDTANVGDVVARIETDAANANVKSGVTKADAPQAEVKEEPKAVEKAPEQVKETPKAPAAETKAETKSGSGSGFYSPLVLNIASKEGVSMDELSGITGTGVGGRVRKQDILAYVEDRKSGKVSAPKATQGGTTTPSTAKAVTVEKKQAEYKAPEIHKSVDLTNLYNMPGVDVVPMDTLQSKMAEHMVMSIHTSPHVAAIAECDMSAVDRARKAMGDDFQKREGFKLSYMPFICEAVVKALKDFPLVNASIDGTNILVKSFINLGIAVAMDNGGLIVPVIKNADSKNLTGIAREMTDLAKRARVKKLTLDEIQDGTFTITNYGVFGNIIGTPIINQPQVAILGTGAIKKRPVVVETSEGDAIVIKPMMYLTLSFDHRLIDGALGGKFIMKVVEYLENYTV; encoded by the coding sequence ATGGCAGTAGTTGATATTGTAATGCCCAAAATGGGCGAATCAATAATGGATGGCAGAATTCTTAAATGGTTTAAGCAGCCGGGCGATAAAGTTGACCGGGATGAGACTTTGTTTGAAATATCAACCGATAAAGTGGATACAGAAGTACCTTCAGCAGAAGGCGGAATACTTGTAGAAGTGCTTTTCGCAGAAGGCGATACAGCTAACGTTGGCGATGTTGTTGCAAGAATTGAAACAGACGCGGCTAATGCCAATGTAAAATCAGGTGTAACCAAAGCCGATGCGCCTCAGGCAGAAGTTAAGGAAGAGCCTAAGGCAGTTGAAAAGGCTCCGGAGCAGGTAAAAGAAACTCCAAAGGCACCGGCAGCAGAAACAAAGGCCGAAACCAAATCAGGTTCAGGCTCAGGTTTCTACTCACCGCTTGTGCTTAACATTGCATCAAAAGAAGGCGTATCGATGGATGAGCTCTCCGGTATCACCGGTACAGGTGTTGGCGGCAGGGTAAGGAAACAGGATATCTTAGCATATGTTGAAGACAGGAAATCAGGCAAAGTAAGCGCGCCGAAGGCAACACAGGGCGGAACAACAACTCCTTCAACAGCAAAAGCTGTTACAGTTGAAAAGAAACAGGCTGAATATAAAGCTCCGGAGATACATAAATCAGTTGACCTGACCAACCTGTATAATATGCCCGGAGTTGATGTTGTGCCGATGGATACTCTGCAGTCAAAAATGGCTGAACATATGGTAATGAGCATTCACACCTCACCTCACGTAGCGGCAATTGCTGAGTGTGATATGAGCGCGGTTGACAGGGCAAGAAAAGCTATGGGCGATGATTTCCAGAAACGTGAAGGCTTTAAATTAAGCTATATGCCGTTTATCTGCGAAGCTGTTGTTAAGGCTTTAAAGGATTTCCCCCTTGTTAACGCTTCGATCGACGGAACAAATATCCTTGTTAAGAGTTTCATTAATTTAGGAATAGCTGTCGCGATGGATAACGGCGGACTTATCGTTCCCGTGATAAAAAATGCTGATTCAAAGAACCTGACAGGCATTGCAAGAGAGATGACTGACCTTGCAAAACGCGCAAGGGTTAAAAAGTTAACTCTTGATGAGATCCAGGACGGCACATTCACAATTACAAACTACGGCGTGTTTGGCAATATTATCGGAACCCCGATCATCAACCAGCCGCAGGTTGCGATATTAGGAACAGGCGCTATTAAAAAGCGTCCTGTTGTAGTAGAAACATCTGAAGGCGATGCAATTGTAATAAAGCCGATGATGTATTTAACGCTCTCATTCGATCACAGGCTGATAGATGGCGCTTTAGGCGGTAAGTTCATTATGAAGGTAGTTGAATACCTCGAGAACTACACAGTCTAA
- a CDS encoding amidinotransferase: MAQQTTSCILMVSPDSFGYNFQTAGSNSFQNKPEFDPDTLRKKALEEFKGMTNKLSGVGVDILVLSNDTEYDVPDAVFPNNWFATYEDGTVMLFPMLSENRRLERSKDTITEVMESSGFSIKRFIDYSEYERQGLILEGTGSLVLDRKNNAVYAIESERTNSVLFERYCDEMKIPSGNRIFFHANDESGNPIYHTNVIMSVGDGFAVICSECIEPGERSEVLTKLRYSGLEVIDITYSQLKNFCGNILNVKNVQGESLIVLSASAMWNFEDHQAAALQKYGRLVEVNINTIESVGGGSARCMMAEIFLPKAG; this comes from the coding sequence ATGGCACAACAAACAACAAGCTGCATACTGATGGTTTCACCGGATTCATTTGGCTATAACTTCCAGACTGCAGGCTCAAATTCATTCCAGAACAAGCCTGAGTTTGATCCCGATACCCTGAGGAAAAAAGCCTTGGAAGAGTTTAAGGGTATGACAAACAAGCTCTCGGGTGTTGGAGTTGATATCCTGGTTTTAAGCAATGATACTGAATATGATGTACCTGATGCGGTTTTCCCTAATAACTGGTTCGCAACTTATGAAGATGGTACCGTTATGCTTTTCCCAATGCTCAGCGAGAACCGCCGCCTTGAAAGAAGCAAAGATACCATTACAGAAGTTATGGAGTCATCCGGGTTCAGCATAAAAAGATTTATTGATTACAGTGAATATGAAAGGCAGGGACTCATACTCGAAGGCACGGGCTCACTTGTCCTTGACAGGAAAAATAACGCTGTGTACGCAATTGAATCTGAGCGGACAAACAGCGTACTGTTTGAAAGGTACTGCGATGAAATGAAAATCCCTTCCGGCAACCGTATTTTCTTTCATGCAAACGATGAAAGCGGTAACCCTATCTATCACACAAATGTAATTATGAGCGTTGGAGATGGCTTCGCGGTTATTTGCAGTGAGTGCATTGAGCCGGGCGAAAGAAGTGAAGTGCTTACAAAACTGAGGTATTCAGGCCTTGAAGTAATAGATATAACTTACAGCCAGCTTAAGAATTTCTGCGGAAATATTCTGAACGTAAAAAATGTGCAGGGTGAATCACTAATAGTACTTTCGGCAAGCGCAATGTGGAATTTTGAAGACCACCAGGCTGCGGCTCTGCAAAAATACGGCAGGCTGGTTGAAGTAAACATTAATACTATTGAATCAGTCGGCGGCGGCAGCGCCCGCTGCATGATGGCTGAGATATTTCTCCCTAAAGCAGGTTAG
- the lipA gene encoding lipoyl synthase — protein sequence MAELVQIKYINTHQKKHAIENPEIENNRRPDWLKVKLPTGENFTYLKELVGKKKLNTVCEDARCPNMAECWHRKTATFMILGEVCTRSCGFCSVKLGKPDALDYDEPRRVAESVKELGLKHAVITSVDRDDQKMGGADIFAMTINQIRELSPDCKVEVLIPDFRGNWEALQLVIDARPDILNHNIETVPRMYHFVRPQAVYERTLELLKIGKEKGLITKSGFMVGLGETDEEVYELMNDLKAVNCDIVTIGQYLRPTKSHLPVQRYVHPDIFKEYKLKGIEMGFRHVESGPLVRSSYHADEQSV from the coding sequence ATGGCTGAATTAGTACAAATAAAATATATAAACACCCACCAGAAGAAGCATGCTATTGAAAATCCGGAAATAGAAAATAACCGCAGGCCTGACTGGCTGAAAGTTAAGCTTCCAACAGGTGAGAATTTTACATACCTGAAGGAGCTTGTTGGTAAAAAGAAGCTCAATACAGTTTGCGAAGACGCACGCTGTCCAAACATGGCGGAGTGCTGGCACCGAAAAACGGCAACATTCATGATACTTGGCGAGGTTTGCACGCGTTCATGCGGGTTCTGCTCAGTTAAGCTTGGCAAGCCCGATGCGCTGGATTACGATGAGCCGCGCCGCGTGGCTGAGTCAGTTAAAGAGCTTGGCTTAAAACATGCTGTTATAACATCTGTTGACAGGGACGACCAGAAAATGGGCGGCGCTGATATTTTCGCGATGACTATAAACCAGATCCGTGAGCTTTCACCGGATTGCAAAGTGGAAGTGCTTATTCCGGATTTTAGAGGCAACTGGGAAGCGCTTCAGCTTGTTATTGATGCAAGGCCAGATATTTTAAATCATAATATCGAAACTGTTCCGAGAATGTACCATTTTGTAAGGCCGCAGGCTGTATATGAAAGGACACTTGAACTGCTGAAGATAGGCAAGGAAAAAGGTTTAATTACAAAAAGCGGTTTTATGGTCGGACTCGGTGAAACTGATGAAGAGGTATATGAACTGATGAATGATCTGAAAGCAGTAAATTGTGATATTGTTACAATAGGGCAGTATCTCAGACCCACAAAAAGCCATCTGCCCGTTCAGCGTTATGTACATCCTGATATATTTAAGGAGTATAAGCTCAAAGGAATTGAAATGGGCTTCAGGCATGTTGAGTCAGGTCCGCTGGTAAGAAGCTCTTACCATGCTGATGAACAGTCGGTTTAG